A genome region from Alphaproteobacteria bacterium includes the following:
- a CDS encoding DMT family transporter — translation MTPPSTAADTRRATIIAISLTILAYAIFNVGDAILKMLTQGHLHTAQIIIVNCSFIITFAALGGYLKDGKKAFVMQSPKLICLRAVFSAIVGVLNVMALPHIKLTTFYTLVFTSPFWVALLAMLFLKEKMQFNRLLVILAGFSTIAFVFRPGAGLFDQWALMILVGAFFYSCGLITLRKMGPKESRTMLIIVGSAVSMLLVVPMIPGNFRPLELHEWGLFALMGVLSAISVNCIAYAFQTAPAASVVAPFHYTQIVWGALLGYYMFDETPDDRVILGAACIIAAGLYLIFSETRKKKPAKTKPIDPAELPERAGPA, via the coding sequence ATGACTCCCCCGTCCACAGCTGCCGACACACGGCGCGCGACCATCATCGCCATCTCCCTCACCATCCTCGCTTATGCCATTTTCAACGTCGGCGATGCCATTCTGAAAATGCTGACGCAGGGCCACCTGCACACCGCGCAGATCATCATCGTCAACTGCTCCTTCATCATCACCTTCGCGGCGCTGGGCGGATACCTGAAGGACGGCAAAAAAGCCTTCGTGATGCAGTCGCCGAAACTGATCTGCCTGCGTGCCGTGTTTTCCGCCATCGTCGGCGTGCTGAACGTCATGGCGCTGCCGCATATCAAGCTCACGACATTCTATACACTCGTGTTCACTTCGCCCTTCTGGGTCGCGCTGCTGGCCATGTTGTTCCTGAAGGAAAAGATGCAGTTCAACCGTTTGCTGGTGATTTTGGCGGGTTTCTCCACCATCGCCTTCGTCTTCCGCCCGGGGGCGGGGCTGTTCGACCAATGGGCGCTGATGATTTTGGTCGGCGCGTTTTTCTATTCCTGCGGCCTGATCACGCTGCGCAAAATGGGGCCCAAGGAAAGCCGTACGATGCTGATTATCGTGGGCTCTGCCGTTTCAATGCTGCTGGTTGTGCCCATGATCCCCGGCAATTTCCGCCCGCTGGAACTGCATGAATGGGGCTTGTTCGCGCTGATGGGCGTGCTGAGCGCCATATCGGTCAACTGTATCGCTTATGCCTTCCAGACCGCGCCTGCCGCTTCGGTCGTGGCGCCATTCCATTACACGCAGATCGTCTGGGGCGCGCTTTTGGGTTACTACATGTTCGATGAAACGCCCGATGACCGCGTGATTTTAGGCGCGGCCTGCATTATCGCCGCCGGCCTCTACCTGATCTTCAGCGAAACGCGCAAAAAGAAACCGGCAAAAACAAAACCCATCGACCCCGCCGAACTGCCGGAACGGGCAGGGCCGGCCTGA
- the pgsA gene encoding CDP-diacylglycerol--glycerol-3-phosphate 3-phosphatidyltransferase: MALPKGIFSIPNMLCYYRLAYIPVMVLLFWLDYIWRGEHISWPAWLNVILFTLAGLSDFLDGRIARWLKQETLLGKFLDSSSDKMLVGVALMCLLAFQQLTGWWIIPAIVIFLREILISGVREFMAYYNVVIGVNWTAKWKLTVQMLFIGFLIAGPYGPDLIPYAEEIGKYGFLFAMGLTVWSGVEYFIEAWKNIRRLEAEGKV; this comes from the coding sequence ATGGCCCTGCCCAAAGGCATATTCAGCATCCCGAACATGCTGTGCTATTACCGCCTCGCCTATATTCCGGTGATGGTGCTGCTGTTCTGGCTGGATTACATCTGGCGCGGCGAACATATTTCATGGCCGGCATGGCTGAACGTGATTTTGTTCACGCTGGCGGGTCTTTCCGACTTCCTTGACGGGCGCATCGCGCGCTGGCTGAAACAGGAAACGCTGCTGGGCAAATTCCTCGACAGTTCTTCCGATAAAATGCTGGTCGGCGTGGCACTGATGTGCCTGCTGGCGTTCCAGCAGCTGACCGGCTGGTGGATTATACCCGCCATCGTCATCTTCCTGCGCGAGATCCTGATTTCGGGCGTGCGCGAATTCATGGCGTATTACAACGTCGTGATCGGCGTGAACTGGACGGCGAAATGGAAACTGACCGTGCAGATGCTGTTCATCGGCTTCCTGATCGCCGGCCCCTACGGCCCCGACCTTATCCCCTATGCCGAAGAAATCGGCAAATACGGCTTCCTGTTCGCCATGGGGCTAACCGTGTGGTCGGGCGTCGAATATTTTATCGAGGCGTGGAAGAATATCCGTCGGCTTGAGGCTGAAGGCAAGGTTTAA